The genomic window TTTATGGTCTTCGATAAAATTCTTCGCTTTGGTTAAAAAGGTAAACGGAATTTCCTCATCAGTCCAGCGGGCAAGTTTGCCTCCCTGCATATAACCAATACGACCAATACCGTTTACAATGGTTTGGTTATGCCCATGATTAGCTTCAGCAGGCATTTTTAACAGTTCTGGATGGTCTTTCCCTGTTGGATCGGCACCAACTGGATTTTTATAATCAACTGTAATCGGATCTTTAGGATCTAAACCTACAACCAATTGATTTTCCATAAAAACGGTTGGAACCCTATCGGCCGTTGCCGGGAAAATAAAAGAATAATCAAAACCTACTTCTTTTGGCCCCGGCTTTACATCTTTATTCCAGTCTTTTTCTATTGCATTGCCCAAGCCTAAGTGCCATTTGCCAACAAGACCTGTTTTATAACCAGCTTGCTGAAAAATTGAAGGCAGAGAACTATTATCTGTTGGGATAATCAATGCAGCATCGCCAGGCAAAACACCTGTTCCTTTTTTACGCCATGCATATCTTCCCGTCATTAGGGAATAGCGTGAAGGCGTACAGGTAGATGCGGTTGCGTGACCATTGGTAAACCGCAGCCCTTGCTTTGCCAATGCGTCAATATTTGGGGTTTTTATTTTTTTTGCGCCGTAACAACTGAGGTCGCCATAACCCAAATCGTCTGCATAGATGATAATTACGTTCGGTTTCTTTTGTGCTGTGGCGTAAAAGTTAAAGCTGGCGAGGCCAATAATGAGGGATAATAAAAATTTGTGGTTCATGGTTAGAAAAGATGTTGATGTTTTTAAAATCAATGCAATCGTCCTCGTTATAACGAGGATGCACGAGAGTCACATTTTTAATGTGGAATATAAGTTAAGTGATATAATCGCTTTTCTCCGTATCCTCGTTGTTCCATAGGAATCACTTTGTGACAAACGGGGACTATATTTGCATAAAAAAGGCCAAACAATGATGTCTGGCCTTTATATATATTGTGCTATTAATCTTCTGCTAAGAATGGGTAACGGTAGTCAGTTGGCGATTCGAAAACCTCTTTAATGGTACGAGGAGAGACCCAACGCAATAAATTGATCATTGAGCCTGCTTTATCATTTGTACCTGAGCCTCTTGCGCCGCCAAATGGCTGCTGGCCTACAACAGCGCCTGTACACTTATCATTGATGTAAAAGTTACCGGCCGAATTGCGTAGCGCATGACTTGCTTTTTCAATTGCATATCTATCTTGTGCAATTAGAGCGCCAGTTAGTGCATAAGGCGAGGTCGTGTCAATCACTTCTAAAATCTGATCGAAGTCTTTATCTGCGTAAATATAAACCGTTAAAACAGGGCCGAACAACTCTTCGCACATGGTTGTATATTTCGGGTCATCAACTACTAAAACTGTTGGTTCGATGAAATAACCTTTACGTTTATCATAGTTACCACCAGCAATAATTTCTACACCTTTATCTTTTTTAGCCTGATCGATATATTTTGCTAATTTATCGAAAGAGCGCTCATCAATAACGGCATTAATAAAGTTGCCAAAATCTTCTGTTCCGCCCATTTTAAAGCTGGCAAGATCAGTTAACATCTGCTCTTTAATTTCTGGCCAAAGGCTTTCTGCAATATAAACACGACTAGCCGCTGAACATTTTTGTCCCTGGTATTCGAAAGCACCACGAACAATTGCTGTACTTGCTGCTTTTGTTTGTGCAGATGGGTGAACCAGGATAAAATCTTTACCGCCGGTTTCCCCAACAATACGTGGATATGATTTGTATTTGTGGATGTTTGTTCCAATTGTTTTCCAGATTTCCTGAAAAACTTTTGTTGAGCCTGTAAAGTGGATACCTGCAAAATCAGGGTGGTTAAAAATCACTTCCCCAGTTTCAGGTCCATCAGCATATACCAAGTTAATTACGCCATCAGGCACACCTGCTTCACGGAAAATTTCCATTAAAAGGTTAGCTGCGTAAACTTGGGTATCGGCTGGTTTCCAAACCACAACATTACCCATCATAGCTGCCGATGCTGGTAAATTAGCAGCAATTGCAGTAAAGTTAAAAGGAGTAAGGGCGAAAACAAAGCCTTCTAACGGGCGTTGTTCAACACGGTTCCAGCTTCCACGAGGAGAAACAGGAGGTTGTTGTTTGTAAATATCTACCATGTAGCTTACGTTAAAACGTAAGAAATCGATAAGCTCACATGCTGCATCAATTTCAGCCTGGTAAGCATTTTTGCTTTGGCCTAGCATGGTTGCAGCATTTAATTTATAACGATATTTACCTGCAATTAGGTCGGCAGCTTTTAAGAAAATTGCAGCGCGGTGTTCCCAGGCTAGGTTTTCCCAATCTTCTTTTGCCGCTAAAGCAGCATCAATAGCTTGTGTAATGTGAGTTTTGTCGCCAATGCTAAATTGAGCTAAAATATGTTGGTGATCGTGTGGTGGAACAACTTTCCCCTTTTTTTGGGTATGAACTTGTTTGCCACCAATATACATCGGGATGTCTTGTTGGTGTGAGCGTGCCTCTGCAAGTGCTTCTTTTAAAAGTGCACGTTCTTTACTGCCTGGGCCATAATTTAATATAGGTTCGTTTACCGGAGTGGGTACGTTAAAAAATCCTTTAAGCATATTTTATTTTTTATGATTTGGACAAAGATAACGCTTTTTGGGGTAGGCAATTCTATTATTCTGTAAAGAAAATAGAGCAAACGTTTGACTGGAATAGTCAGAGATAAAAGTCTGGAGACCCAAGCAGATGGGCAGGTAATTTTAAAGAAGTTGTGGTTAAAATCTAGGTATTTTGGATAAGGAAAGTTGACAACTTTACTAGCAAGGTGACAAGAAAGTTGTCAACCCTGGTTACAAAAGCAGCTTTTGCTTCATCATGTCTAAAAAATCTTTACGGTAAGTTTCTCCTATCAATATTTCTGCAGAAATACCTTTTAAAATAATCCTGTTTCCATCAATGGAGGTGATTTTATTAAGCGCCACTATAAACGATTTTTGCACGCGGACAAATTGTGCCTTAGGCAATCTTTCCTCTACATCTTTCATGGTTAGCAGTGCAAGCGTTCTAATCCCATTATGGTGAAAAGCAATGTAATTTTTCATGCCTTCAATAAAATCAATTTCGGCAATATTAATTTTCAGCATTTTACCTTTAGCCTCTGTTTTAACCATAAAATAATCATCATCCTGCTGGTTCAAGGGGGTATGAACTTTTTTAGTGTTAATGATTTTTTGAGCCTTGTTTATGGCTTGTAAAAAACGGGGCAGGGGGATAGGTTTAACTAAATAATCAACCACATCAAGATCAAAACCGGCAGTGGCAAACTCTTTATAGGCAGTAGTAAGTATCACCTGTACATCTTTGTTGTTCATCGTTTGGATGAAATCAATGCCCGATATCTCTGGCATATGAATATCTAAAAAAATGAGATCTACCGGATTGCTGCTTAAAAAACTCAGGGCATCAATCGGATTGGTAAATGTTGCGGAGATCTGTATTGCGGCAACAGATTTTAAGTAATGTTGTATTACTTCAATGGCATGGTCTTCGTCATCAACAATAATGCAGTTAATCATGAGGCGTATGGTTGAGGTTTTTGTGGTAACTTGAAGTGTTCTAAAAAGCCTAAGTTATCAAATGAACTTGGTTTTTCTTGGTGATCGGTAACCTTATTGTAAGGCAAAGTTAATTCGAGGCTGTAATCAATCTCTGTTTCATTAATGTTTAATACAACCCCTTTTTTGTAATGATTTGCGAGTCTTTTCCTTATGTTTTCCATACCTATACCACTCGAAAGTTCTTTAGGGCCTTTTTTCTTCTTGTTCCAAGTGCTTAAATAGATATGATGGTCGATTTCGTTAATACTTAAAGCTATTTTAACAGGATGCAAATTATCTGTACAATTGCCATGTTTTAAGATATTCTCTACAATAGTAATTAGAATTAATGGAATCAGTCTTACATTGTCAGTACTTCCATTCACACTAAAATCGATCTGCAACTTGTTATTGAAACGAAGCTGATTTATTTTGATTACATTTTTAATATGCTCAATTTCCTCATCTATTAAGGTCATGCGGTCATCTTTTTCCATTTCTAGGGAATAGCGCATGATTTTACTAAGGGTCATAATGCCATCGGCAAGCTCTTGAGATAAGGGTAAAGACTTTGCGAAAAAGAAATTAAGTGTGTTGTTTAAAAAGTGAGGATTAATCTGTGCACGGAGAAAGGCATATTCTGCTTCATGTTTTTCTTTTTCGATGAGGCGGAGTTTTCGTTCGCGTTTAATTCCTTCAGAGGCAAAATGGTAGCCAATACCTATAATTGAATACCGAATAAAAACCAAAAGTACAGCTGCCCCATAATTTATGAAATTGAATGGGGCTGGAGTTGATCCATTCGCATTAACATATGGTCTAATATGATAAGTCGTAGTATACCATAGGAGGTAAGAGAAAGCGAAAACAATAGTGATTCCTAAGAACAAGGAAAATGGCTTTAGGGGGTTGGTATATTTTCTACATGCTAAAATGCATAAATAAACAGTACAAATATTCGGAATTTGAAAGATAAAAATGTCCCCAATATTGAAAATATAGCTTTTCGGATCTTGAGCGTACGTCAAAATATTATTTAGTAATATATAAATCACCCAAAATATTAAGTGATATGTAACTACTCTATATTTATGCTTTATCATTAGTTACTTTTGTAGTTTTTTACATAGTTTACCCAATCAACTTCTTGATCAGGGATAATTACATTTGGAGCTATTCCTATGCCATCTAATGGTCGTTTTATGGCGTGTAATGATTTTGCTACTGGATAAACAAGAGTGAAAAATCTGCAAGGAGGATGAGTGATTACCATTTCACCATAATCAACACTTCCAGCAGTATTTTGTCCATACAAAGTTACTTTTTTACTTTGTTCAGCTCTTAAAATAAAAAATTCGCCACTACTTGCCGTATTCCCGTTAATTAGAATTGAAACACGTTCGGGGTTTTTTAATGTTTTCGATAGCTTCAGAGTACTGGATTTATAGAGTGGGTAAAATTTATTTAAATTAGATCTCAATTTTTTTGCATTCTTTTTTAATTCTTTTCTTGAAGCTGCTGATGCATACGGATAATCTTTTTCATAACAATCACGAATATTGTCATCTGTGGCTAATACAATACCACCATCAATATGTATAGGGTTAGTATATAAATAAGGAATTATTTTTTCAAAACAACCCGTTGTTCCTCCAGAATTATCGCGAACATCAATAATTAGATGTTTAGTATTAGCTAAATTATCTTTATTTCTCTCAATTAAACTATCTATTCTTGTTTTATACTTCGAATTGAAAGAAGGAAGTACAAGGAGAGTTGTTTGATTATCTAATTTTTTTAAACTAGACATTAAATTAGGCTCAGTGTAGATAGGAGGAGGTATAGTTTTCGCTTTTCTTTCGCCTCTTATCCATTTTCCCAAAAAACCAAAATCTAGTATGTCATTCTGTTTAATTAAAGCGGGGTAATTAACCGAGTGATCACCGCCGCTATAGTAAATAGTTTTATACTGATTGTCAGTCTTCGCGATTTTAAATTTTATTTGTTGCGGCATCCATCGTATACTGTCTGCTTTGATCACAAAACCAATAAATTCAATATTTTTTTTGGTGTTATCTTTAACAATTCCAATTTCATACATCCCATAATTCCAAATTCCTTCTATACTATCTAGCGTTTTATTATTTTCTTGCAAATAAGATTTAAAACGCTTTTCTGTCCAAGTTGTTTTCTCTTCATTTGCAAAAAACATCTTCACTGAATCAGGAGAAAGTTTGCCAAAATCCATACCAACATCAATGTGTTTGTCTTTAAAAAAACTGAGCCATTCTCTCATTAAGCTTAAACACTTGTAAGAATTGGAGGTAGAGGCAACGTGCTGTAAACTGTCTGTAAATTTTTCAAATTGAAACTGGTTTGAAGGATTTACTTTATCAGGATAGCCAATATAATTTTTTTTGATTTTTTCTACCAAGAAGAGAAAGTTATCATTACAATTACAGTTTTGCGCTTTTAAAGCAAATGGAAAGACAAGTAAGAAAAAAAAAGGAACTATATATTTCATCAATAATAGGATAATATTGCATGTTTTAATTTTAAACTGGTTGATAGCATAAATACTAACCACTTAAGGTTTGATTATGTACTGTTTTATTTTCACAATCAGGTTGTCCTGATAGGTTACTAGTGGTGCCATCCCCTCCATAAATTTTCCTCATTTGCTCTTTCGTCAAATTGGTAAGGTTGTTTTTCTTAAAAACAAATAAAGTCTTTTTTTCTAATTTTTTGTTTTTCATAACTGTAATAATAGATAGTTAAATAAATGTGTTTAAAAGTGTTATTTCCGAATGCAATTGCCAAAAAATATACACCAAATGGCCTTTTGTCTGTATCAAACCAGTAGATAGTAGGGCTTAAATTGTGACTGTTATTTGGTTTTATACTTCTTTACAAAATCAATCCAGTCTATGACATTTGCAAGTATGGCTGCATCAGATTTAATCTTTTCATAGTTTTCAATTACAATTATAGTCGATTTTTATCCTTAAAGGATAAACTATTTTAAAATACATATTTGTCTTATCTTATGTGTAGGTAATGTAACATCTGGATTGGTGCCGGTTTGATTCAAATATTGACAATTTCAGCTATTATTATCTTTTTTGTACTTATAAAAAGCCTTTTAGTGTATCTTTTTTTTTGATTGAAATTTAATATCCAATACTTGTTTCATGTTAGGCCAACACAGGCGAAATCTGAAAAGCCTTAAATGAGTAAGAACCAAAAAATTTAAATTAAACGAAATGAAAAACTTAAAATTAGAAAGTTTTGGTGTTCAGGAACTGGATGCTAAAGAAATGCAAAAACAAAACGGAGGATGGTGGCAAGCT from Flavobacterium sp. W4I14 includes these protein-coding regions:
- a CDS encoding arylsulfatase A-like enzyme (product_source=COG3119; cath_funfam=3.40.720.10; cleavage_site_network=SignalP-noTM; cog=COG3119; pfam=PF00884,PF16385; superfamily=53649; transmembrane_helix_parts=Inside_1_4,TMhelix_5_22,Outside_23_502), giving the protein MNHKFLLSLIIGLASFNFYATAQKKPNVIIIYADDLGYGDLSCYGAKKIKTPNIDALAKQGLRFTNGHATASTCTPSRYSLMTGRYAWRKKGTGVLPGDAALIIPTDNSSLPSIFQQAGYKTGLVGKWHLGLGNAIEKDWNKDVKPGPKEVGFDYSFIFPATADRVPTVFMENQLVVGLDPKDPITVDYKNPVGADPTGKDHPELLKMPAEANHGHNQTIVNGIGRIGYMQGGKLARWTDEEIPFTFLTKAKNFIEDHKQEPFFLYYALTEPHVPRLSATMFKGKSELGNRGDVILQLDWAVGEITKQLKYLGLDKNTMIIFSSDNGPVIMDGYEDQGFEKLNGHTPAGSLRGGKYSILEGGTREPFIISWPAKIKPGISGALVSQIDFLASFANFFNVESKNAIDSKNVWDAFTGKDQKGRDFFVEQSNQLAIIKDNWKYIRPSKGEAFYKLTHTDSGNLPTVQLYNLNDDLGEKNNLALKYPEKVKELESLLSNEEAKTK
- a CDS encoding 1-pyrroline-5-carboxylate dehydrogenase (product_source=KO:K00294; cath_funfam=3.40.605.10; cog=COG1012; ko=KO:K00294; pfam=PF00171; superfamily=53720; tigrfam=TIGR01236), which gives rise to MLKGFFNVPTPVNEPILNYGPGSKERALLKEALAEARSHQQDIPMYIGGKQVHTQKKGKVVPPHDHQHILAQFSIGDKTHITQAIDAALAAKEDWENLAWEHRAAIFLKAADLIAGKYRYKLNAATMLGQSKNAYQAEIDAACELIDFLRFNVSYMVDIYKQQPPVSPRGSWNRVEQRPLEGFVFALTPFNFTAIAANLPASAAMMGNVVVWKPADTQVYAANLLMEIFREAGVPDGVINLVYADGPETGEVIFNHPDFAGIHFTGSTKVFQEIWKTIGTNIHKYKSYPRIVGETGGKDFILVHPSAQTKAASTAIVRGAFEYQGQKCSAASRVYIAESLWPEIKEQMLTDLASFKMGGTEDFGNFINAVIDERSFDKLAKYIDQAKKDKGVEIIAGGNYDKRKGYFIEPTVLVVDDPKYTTMCEELFGPVLTVYIYADKDFDQILEVIDTTSPYALTGALIAQDRYAIEKASHALRNSAGNFYINDKCTGAVVGQQPFGGARGSGTNDKAGSMINLLRWVSPRTIKEVFESPTDYRYPFLAED
- a CDS encoding two-component system LytT family response regulator (product_source=KO:K02477; cath_funfam=3.40.50.2300; cog=COG3279; ko=KO:K02477; pfam=PF00072,PF04397; smart=SM00448,SM00850; superfamily=52172) translates to MINCIIVDDEDHAIEVIQHYLKSVAAIQISATFTNPIDALSFLSSNPVDLIFLDIHMPEISGIDFIQTMNNKDVQVILTTAYKEFATAGFDLDVVDYLVKPIPLPRFLQAINKAQKIINTKKVHTPLNQQDDDYFMVKTEAKGKMLKINIAEIDFIEGMKNYIAFHHNGIRTLALLTMKDVEERLPKAQFVRVQKSFIVALNKITSIDGNRIILKGISAEILIGETYRKDFLDMMKQKLLL
- a CDS encoding two-component system LytT family sensor kinase (product_source=KO:K02478; cath_funfam=3.30.565.10; cog=COG1988; ko=KO:K02478; pfam=PF06580; superfamily=55874; transmembrane_helix_parts=Inside_1_12,TMhelix_13_30,Outside_31_34,TMhelix_35_57,Inside_58_68,TMhelix_69_91,Outside_92_110,TMhelix_111_133,Inside_134_375); this translates as MIKHKYRVVTYHLIFWVIYILLNNILTYAQDPKSYIFNIGDIFIFQIPNICTVYLCILACRKYTNPLKPFSLFLGITIVFAFSYLLWYTTTYHIRPYVNANGSTPAPFNFINYGAAVLLVFIRYSIIGIGYHFASEGIKRERKLRLIEKEKHEAEYAFLRAQINPHFLNNTLNFFFAKSLPLSQELADGIMTLSKIMRYSLEMEKDDRMTLIDEEIEHIKNVIKINQLRFNNKLQIDFSVNGSTDNVRLIPLILITIVENILKHGNCTDNLHPVKIALSINEIDHHIYLSTWNKKKKGPKELSSGIGMENIRKRLANHYKKGVVLNINETEIDYSLELTLPYNKVTDHQEKPSSFDNLGFLEHFKLPQKPQPYAS
- a CDS encoding hypothetical protein (product_source=Hypo-rule applied; cath_funfam=3.90.226.10; pfam=PF03572; superfamily=52096; transmembrane_helix_parts=Inside_1_15,TMhelix_16_38,Outside_39_494), yielding MVSIYAINQFKIKTCNIILLLMKYIVPFFFLLVFPFALKAQNCNCNDNFLFLVEKIKKNYIGYPDKVNPSNQFQFEKFTDSLQHVASTSNSYKCLSLMREWLSFFKDKHIDVGMDFGKLSPDSVKMFFANEEKTTWTEKRFKSYLQENNKTLDSIEGIWNYGMYEIGIVKDNTKKNIEFIGFVIKADSIRWMPQQIKFKIAKTDNQYKTIYYSGGDHSVNYPALIKQNDILDFGFLGKWIRGERKAKTIPPPIYTEPNLMSSLKKLDNQTTLLVLPSFNSKYKTRIDSLIERNKDNLANTKHLIIDVRDNSGGTTGCFEKIIPYLYTNPIHIDGGIVLATDDNIRDCYEKDYPYASAASRKELKKNAKKLRSNLNKFYPLYKSSTLKLSKTLKNPERVSILINGNTASSGEFFILRAEQSKKVTLYGQNTAGSVDYGEMVITHPPCRFFTLVYPVAKSLHAIKRPLDGIGIAPNVIIPDQEVDWVNYVKNYKSN
- a CDS encoding ABC-type phosphate transport system substrate-binding protein (product_source=COG0226; cog=COG0226; superfamily=53850) yields the protein MKNKKLEKKTLFVFKKNNLTNLTKEQMRKIYGGDGTTSNLSGQPDCENKTVHNQTLSG